One Verrucomicrobiia bacterium genomic region harbors:
- a CDS encoding SLC13 family permease, which produces MNTELAIVLALLASAVAMFALNKPRMDAVALIMMALLPFTGVVTMNETLAGFSDSSIVLIALLFVVGEGLVRTGVAQRMGDWLKKTAGNSESRLLILLMTATALLGSVMSSTGVVAIFIPVALRIAQGTGTAPSRLMMPLSMAALISGMMTLVGTAPNLVVNAELQRGETEGFHFFSFTPFGAVVLVLGIAYMLFARRWLAAGSPQGGAAAGRRPRLADWVEQYKLAEREHRLRITPGSPFIGRTIAELDLRNTLNATIVAIERRGRFSTEVIGPAARTELQAEDILLVDLCGTVDCLETLHRQYQLETLPLSGAYFADRSQEIGMAEVMLAANSSLAGKTVAEARFRSEYGVTVIGLRHGDQAIAGSLLPEKLKVGDTLLTIGPWRDIKRLQADTTNLVTLNLPAEMDDVLPASGRAPQAVACLLLMVGLMVSGVIPNVHAALIACLLMGALRCVDFESAYRSIHWKSLILIVGMLPFSMALQRTGGVDLAADALIAATGNAGTHVVLGSVFLITASLGLFISNTATAVLMAPVALAIAKDMGASPYPFAMIVALAASTAFMTPISSPVNTLVVGPGNYKFGDFVKVGVPFSLVVMVVCVILVPIVLPLYSK; this is translated from the coding sequence ATGAACACCGAACTTGCCATAGTCCTGGCCCTGCTGGCCTCCGCAGTCGCGATGTTTGCGCTCAACAAGCCGCGAATGGACGCCGTGGCCCTGATCATGATGGCCCTGCTGCCGTTCACGGGCGTGGTCACCATGAACGAGACGCTCGCCGGCTTCAGTGACTCGAGCATCGTGTTGATCGCGCTGCTGTTTGTCGTGGGCGAGGGACTGGTCCGCACCGGCGTGGCGCAGCGGATGGGCGACTGGCTGAAAAAGACGGCGGGCAACAGCGAAAGCCGGCTGCTGATCCTGTTGATGACCGCGACCGCCCTGTTGGGTTCCGTGATGAGTTCGACCGGCGTGGTGGCGATTTTTATACCCGTCGCCTTGCGCATTGCCCAGGGCACCGGCACGGCCCCGAGCCGGCTGATGATGCCGCTCAGCATGGCGGCATTGATCAGCGGCATGATGACCCTCGTGGGCACGGCGCCCAACCTGGTGGTCAACGCCGAGCTGCAGCGCGGCGAGACCGAGGGCTTTCATTTCTTCAGCTTCACGCCGTTTGGTGCGGTCGTCCTCGTCCTGGGCATCGCCTATATGCTTTTCGCCCGTCGCTGGCTCGCCGCCGGATCCCCCCAGGGGGGCGCCGCCGCCGGCCGCCGGCCCCGCCTGGCGGACTGGGTGGAGCAGTACAAACTCGCCGAGCGCGAGCACCGGCTGCGTATCACCCCCGGCTCGCCCTTCATCGGCAGGACGATCGCCGAGCTCGATCTGCGCAACACGCTCAACGCGACCATCGTTGCCATCGAGCGCCGGGGACGTTTCTCCACCGAGGTCATCGGTCCGGCGGCCCGGACCGAGCTGCAGGCGGAGGACATTCTGCTGGTGGACCTGTGCGGCACCGTGGACTGCCTGGAGACGCTGCATCGTCAGTACCAGCTGGAGACGCTGCCCTTGAGCGGCGCCTACTTTGCCGACCGCTCGCAGGAGATCGGCATGGCAGAGGTGATGCTTGCCGCGAATTCCAGCCTGGCCGGCAAGACGGTGGCGGAGGCGCGCTTTCGTTCGGAGTATGGCGTGACAGTGATCGGGCTCCGCCACGGCGATCAGGCGATCGCGGGCAGCCTGCTGCCGGAAAAGCTGAAGGTCGGTGACACGCTGCTGACCATCGGCCCGTGGCGGGACATCAAGCGGTTGCAGGCGGACACCACCAATCTCGTGACGCTCAACCTGCCGGCCGAGATGGACGACGTGCTCCCCGCCTCCGGCCGCGCGCCGCAGGCCGTCGCGTGTCTGCTGCTCATGGTGGGTCTGATGGTCAGCGGTGTAATCCCCAACGTGCACGCCGCGCTGATTGCCTGCCTGTTGATGGGCGCCCTGCGCTGCGTGGACTTCGAGAGCGCCTACCGGTCCATCCACTGGAAGAGCCTCATTCTCATCGTCGGCATGCTGCCCTTTTCGATGGCGCTGCAGCGGACCGGCGGTGTGGACCTGGCGGCTGACGCGCTCATCGCCGCGACCGGCAATGCGGGAACCCACGTCGTCCTTGGCAGTGTCTTCCTCATCACCGCCAGCCTGGGCCTGTTCATATCGAACACGGCCACGGCCGTGCTGATGGCCCCGGTCGCCCTCGCCATCGCGAAGGACATGGGCGCGTCGCCCTACCCGTTCGCCATGATTGTCGCCCTTGCCGCTTCGACGGCATTCATGACCCCGATCTCGTCGCCGGTGAACACGCTGGTCGTCGGCCCGGGCAACTACAAATTTGGCGACTTCGTGAAGGTCGGCGTGCCGTTCAGCCTGGTCGTGATGGTGGTTTGCGTCATCCTCGTGCCCATCGTGCTGCCGCTTTATTCCAAATAG
- a CDS encoding transglutaminase family protein has product MKRIRISHRTEYHYHEPVTFGVHRALMRPREDHDQRIVTGRFEIEPAAEVRWLRDIYDNSAAVITFGEPGARLRVFSEVDVDLRDEEPVECLIDPAARSFPFQYGPEEQVELVTYRLPSYPHDGPALQQWLLELYRPGQLIGTYELLNNLNARIFQSLKYSARESAGVQLPCETLAKGGGTCRDYAVLMMEAARAWGFGARFVSGYIQLADGQHGATHAWTEIYIPGAGWRGFDPTNNKRAGNEHISTAVAREQEKAMPLSGSWAGPSTAFDRLDVSVQVAAVPQ; this is encoded by the coding sequence ATGAAGCGCATCCGCATCAGCCACCGGACTGAATATCACTACCACGAGCCCGTCACGTTCGGCGTTCATCGGGCCCTGATGCGCCCGCGCGAGGATCACGATCAGCGCATCGTCACCGGCCGTTTTGAGATCGAGCCTGCCGCCGAGGTGCGCTGGCTGCGCGACATCTACGACAACTCAGCGGCGGTGATCACGTTCGGGGAGCCGGGGGCCCGGCTGCGGGTCTTCAGCGAGGTGGACGTGGATTTGCGGGACGAGGAACCCGTGGAGTGTCTGATTGATCCGGCGGCGCGCTCGTTCCCGTTTCAGTACGGCCCTGAGGAGCAGGTGGAGCTGGTGACCTACCGGCTGCCCAGCTACCCCCATGACGGCCCGGCCCTGCAGCAGTGGCTCCTGGAGCTGTACCGCCCCGGGCAGCTCATCGGGACCTACGAGCTCCTGAACAACCTCAACGCCCGGATTTTCCAGTCCTTGAAGTACTCCGCCCGCGAGTCCGCCGGCGTGCAGCTGCCCTGCGAAACGTTGGCGAAAGGCGGGGGAACCTGCCGCGACTACGCCGTGTTGATGATGGAAGCGGCACGGGCGTGGGGGTTTGGGGCACGCTTTGTCAGCGGGTACATCCAGCTGGCCGATGGGCAGCACGGCGCGACCCACGCCTGGACGGAGATTTATATCCCGGGCGCCGGCTGGCGCGGCTTTGATCCCACCAACAACAAGCGCGCCGGCAACGAGCACATTTCCACCGCCGTCGCCCGCGAACAGGAGAAGGCCATGCCCTTGTCGGGTTCCTGGGCCGGGCCTTCGACCGCCTTCGACCGCCTGGACGTCTCGGTGCAGGTCGCGGCGGTCCCGCAATAA
- a CDS encoding AbgT family transporter, which produces MKRMLDVVEKVGNKVPHPAMIFLFLMVVVVVLSHVLHLAGASVTQSVMDPQSDQLLSSTVHARSLLTTEGIRFMYTSVIPNFMGFTAVGLIIVAMVGVGVAEASGLIKALIRKLVAVSPGWAIAYILVFVGIVSSIAADAGYLVLIPLAGSAFLSVGRHPLAGLAAGFAAVAAAFTVNMLIKPLDAVLTEFTNDAIHLVNPALSIDLTANLWFSIASVIVLTVVITFVTQRVIEPRLGRYDPGCAGDLSATPDSAEANAAAMGDEPRGLKFAAFGLVGVLIVLGFLTLAPGAPLRNPETGALIGNSPFMNGLIAVIMVLFWVTGTAYGLGARTMKSANDVITSMEKALAGLGSLIFLLFILSQFIAYFNYSNIGTILAVSMADVLKTASVPPLVLLLGFIVVVAIIDLLITGAIAKWALFAPIFVPLLVQLGVAPESVLAAYRVADSPMNVITPLNAYFALVVVFAQKYDKTAGVGTIVALMIPYVIGISFIWVLLFVAWFLLGLPWGLN; this is translated from the coding sequence ATGAAAAGGATGCTCGATGTCGTCGAGAAGGTGGGGAACAAGGTTCCGCATCCCGCGATGATCTTCCTCTTCCTCATGGTCGTCGTGGTGGTCCTGTCGCACGTGTTGCATCTCGCCGGTGCGTCCGTGACGCAAAGCGTGATGGATCCGCAGTCGGACCAGCTCCTGAGCAGCACCGTCCACGCGCGCAGCCTGCTCACGACCGAGGGGATCCGTTTCATGTACACCTCGGTCATCCCCAATTTCATGGGGTTCACCGCGGTGGGGCTCATCATCGTGGCCATGGTCGGAGTCGGGGTGGCGGAGGCCTCGGGCCTGATCAAGGCGCTGATTCGCAAACTGGTGGCCGTGTCCCCGGGCTGGGCCATTGCCTACATCCTGGTGTTCGTGGGTATCGTGTCGAGCATTGCAGCGGATGCCGGCTATCTCGTCCTGATCCCCCTGGCCGGCTCCGCGTTCCTGAGCGTCGGCCGGCATCCCCTCGCGGGTCTGGCCGCGGGCTTCGCCGCCGTGGCCGCCGCGTTCACGGTGAACATGCTCATCAAGCCGCTGGACGCCGTCCTGACCGAGTTCACCAACGATGCCATTCACCTGGTCAACCCGGCCCTCTCCATTGATCTCACGGCCAACCTCTGGTTTTCCATCGCTTCGGTCATCGTCCTGACCGTGGTGATCACGTTCGTCACCCAGCGGGTGATCGAGCCGCGGCTGGGCAGGTACGACCCGGGGTGTGCCGGCGACTTGTCGGCGACTCCCGATTCCGCGGAGGCCAATGCGGCGGCGATGGGCGATGAACCCCGCGGACTCAAATTTGCCGCCTTCGGACTGGTCGGCGTTCTGATCGTCCTGGGTTTTCTCACCCTGGCACCCGGGGCGCCGCTGCGAAATCCGGAGACGGGCGCCCTGATCGGGAACTCGCCCTTCATGAACGGCCTGATCGCGGTGATCATGGTGTTGTTCTGGGTCACGGGGACCGCCTACGGCCTTGGCGCCCGGACGATGAAAAGCGCCAACGACGTGATCACGTCCATGGAGAAGGCGCTGGCCGGCCTCGGCAGCCTCATCTTCCTGCTCTTCATCCTCAGCCAGTTCATCGCCTACTTCAATTACAGCAACATCGGGACCATCCTTGCGGTCTCCATGGCCGATGTGCTCAAAACGGCCAGCGTCCCGCCACTGGTCCTCCTGCTCGGCTTCATCGTGGTGGTCGCCATCATTGACCTGCTCATCACCGGCGCCATCGCGAAGTGGGCGCTCTTCGCACCCATCTTTGTCCCGCTGCTGGTGCAACTGGGTGTGGCCCCCGAGTCCGTCCTGGCGGCCTATCGTGTGGCGGATTCGCCGATGAATGTGATCACCCCGCTGAACGCCTATTTCGCGCTGGTGGTCGTGTTCGCCCAGAAGTATGACAAGACCGCGGGCGTCGGCACGATCGTGGCCCTGATGATCCCGTACGTCATCGGGATCTCCTTCATCTGGGTCCTGCTGTTTGTCGCGTGGTTCCTCCTCGGGCTGCCCTGGGGATTGAACTGA
- a CDS encoding threonine/serine exporter family protein, with protein sequence MKPDSPAPGAPERPPATDTNVLLEFMFRLGRAYLACGEQTAKVELLLRRTASAYGMRKSRVVAFPTAVFISLHDSEGERVTLTECEPQTLRLDQMADIYALGESAQAGTVDLADGLQRLTAILRQPARFGWAGIVLGHTILAVGVAMVLTPTLSNVIAAAVLGLIVGLLKLLNRGRTMQAVPMPVIAAALVSTLVFLAVRRGLPVDPLHALIPPLVTFLPGGMLTLGMVELAYGDMVSGASRLIAGFVQLVLLAFGLAAGAMLVGYDSGDLVATASQYVKIAWAPWGGVLIFSLGAYLHFSAPRNSLQWITLVVLLAVAAQRAAAEVFASEISGFFGTLVATPLGYLIQLRFRGPPAIVTFLPSFWLMVPGALGLLSVTRLLSDRTAGIEGMVTVVFVITSVALGTLIGASAYKWVTETFGWWQLQIGRVGRYFQGGRKK encoded by the coding sequence ATGAAGCCCGATTCCCCAGCCCCCGGGGCTCCGGAGAGACCTCCGGCCACCGACACGAACGTCCTGCTCGAGTTCATGTTCCGGCTGGGGAGGGCCTACCTCGCCTGCGGCGAGCAGACCGCAAAGGTCGAACTGCTCCTGCGCCGCACCGCGTCCGCCTACGGCATGCGCAAGTCCCGGGTGGTCGCGTTTCCGACCGCGGTGTTCATCTCGCTGCACGATAGCGAGGGCGAGCGGGTGACGTTGACCGAGTGCGAGCCCCAGACGCTGCGGCTCGATCAGATGGCCGACATCTATGCCCTGGGCGAGTCGGCCCAGGCCGGCACGGTGGATTTGGCCGACGGCTTGCAGCGCCTGACCGCGATTCTGCGCCAGCCGGCGCGCTTTGGCTGGGCGGGCATCGTCCTCGGACACACCATTCTCGCGGTCGGCGTGGCCATGGTCCTGACGCCGACGCTGTCCAACGTGATCGCCGCAGCCGTGCTGGGGCTCATCGTCGGGCTGTTGAAGCTGTTGAACCGCGGTCGCACCATGCAGGCGGTGCCGATGCCGGTGATTGCGGCCGCCCTGGTTTCGACGCTGGTCTTCCTCGCGGTGCGCCGGGGCCTGCCCGTGGACCCGCTGCACGCGCTGATTCCGCCGCTGGTGACCTTTCTGCCCGGCGGCATGCTGACGCTGGGCATGGTGGAGCTGGCCTACGGGGACATGGTCAGCGGGGCCAGCCGGTTGATTGCGGGTTTCGTGCAGCTGGTGCTGCTCGCGTTCGGTCTGGCCGCCGGCGCCATGCTCGTGGGCTATGATTCCGGAGACCTCGTCGCCACCGCCTCACAATATGTGAAGATCGCATGGGCACCGTGGGGCGGGGTGCTGATCTTTTCCCTGGGCGCCTACCTACATTTTTCGGCGCCGCGAAACTCGCTCCAATGGATCACCCTCGTCGTGTTGCTGGCGGTCGCCGCACAGCGGGCCGCGGCGGAGGTGTTTGCCAGCGAGATCAGCGGCTTCTTTGGGACGCTCGTGGCGACGCCGCTGGGCTACCTGATCCAGCTCCGCTTCCGCGGCCCGCCGGCGATCGTGACCTTTCTGCCCAGTTTCTGGCTGATGGTGCCCGGCGCCCTTGGCCTGCTCAGCGTCACGCGCCTGCTGAGCGACCGCACCGCCGGTATCGAGGGCATGGTCACCGTGGTGTTCGTGATCACCTCGGTGGCCCTGGGCACGCTCATCGGCGCATCGGCCTATAAATGGGTCACGGAAACGTTCGGCTGGTGGCAGCTGCAGATCGGCCGCGTCGGGCGGTACTTTCAGGGCGGGAGAAAGAAGTGA
- a CDS encoding MFS transporter: MVVIAMGQMLMSFNVAAIPVSMSGMVERFQTAPTTVGTAIVMYSLGVSGFVMLGGKLGQRLGVKRFFQIAVGMFLAAMVLMVLAPTASIMLAAQGLAGLAGASLVPTLVALIASHYRGKQQAKAVGLLGSARAIAGVLAFVTVGFLASIDYRLGFGLLIVHAAAILLLSFKLKPTPGNPDIRIDGVGVVLAALGIIAITFGFNNLRGWGALLARPSAPFDLLGVSPAPILIVVGAAIVMGFFGWSHRVAKRGGTPLLDLRVVDSAREWATVIALFLIVSTEAAINFTVPLYIQIVQGRAPAATSIAMMPFMLTVFFTALLVVRLYDTFSPRQIARGAYALVTVGTLWLAFVASNNWSVLPVILGLITVGIGQGALVTLLFNVLVTESPREFAGDVGSLRGVTQNLAAAVGTAVMGALVVAVLSAGVLGKVYDNPKITAEMKEQVNLASINFLNNDRLKERFEQTDATPEQVAEAVRINSETRLRALKTGFVFLSLLSVLALVPCGWLPGLKPGDIPSGAKPNRA; this comes from the coding sequence ATGGTGGTCATCGCGATGGGCCAGATGCTCATGTCCTTCAACGTGGCCGCCATCCCGGTTTCGATGAGCGGCATGGTGGAGCGGTTTCAGACGGCACCCACCACGGTGGGTACGGCCATCGTGATGTATTCCCTGGGGGTCTCCGGCTTTGTCATGCTGGGCGGGAAGCTCGGCCAGCGGCTGGGGGTGAAACGTTTCTTCCAGATCGCCGTCGGGATGTTCCTCGCGGCGATGGTGCTGATGGTGCTCGCGCCCACGGCCTCCATCATGCTGGCGGCGCAGGGCCTCGCGGGTCTGGCGGGCGCCTCCCTGGTGCCCACCCTCGTGGCGCTCATTGCCAGTCACTACCGCGGAAAACAACAGGCCAAGGCCGTGGGTCTCCTCGGCTCGGCACGCGCCATCGCCGGCGTCCTGGCGTTCGTCACCGTGGGATTCCTGGCCTCCATTGATTATCGCCTCGGCTTCGGCCTGCTGATCGTGCACGCCGCGGCCATCCTGCTGCTCAGCTTCAAGCTGAAGCCCACCCCGGGGAACCCGGACATCCGGATTGACGGTGTGGGCGTCGTTCTCGCCGCGCTGGGCATCATCGCCATCACTTTCGGGTTCAACAATCTCCGGGGCTGGGGGGCGCTGCTGGCCCGACCGTCGGCACCCTTCGACCTCCTGGGGGTTTCCCCGGCGCCCATTTTGATCGTGGTCGGCGCAGCCATCGTGATGGGGTTCTTCGGCTGGTCGCACCGTGTCGCGAAACGGGGCGGCACCCCCCTGCTGGACCTCCGGGTGGTGGATTCAGCCCGGGAATGGGCGACGGTCATTGCGCTCTTCCTCATCGTCAGCACCGAGGCGGCCATCAATTTCACCGTGCCCCTCTACATCCAGATCGTTCAGGGCCGGGCGCCGGCGGCGACCTCGATCGCGATGATGCCCTTCATGCTCACGGTGTTCTTCACCGCGCTGCTCGTCGTCCGGCTCTATGACACGTTTAGCCCGCGGCAGATCGCCCGCGGCGCGTACGCCCTCGTCACCGTCGGAACGCTCTGGCTCGCGTTCGTCGCCAGCAACAACTGGAGCGTCCTCCCCGTCATCCTCGGCCTCATCACCGTCGGCATCGGCCAGGGGGCGCTGGTCACCCTGCTCTTCAACGTGCTCGTCACCGAGTCGCCCCGCGAGTTCGCCGGCGATGTCGGGTCCCTGCGCGGTGTGACCCAGAATCTCGCCGCCGCGGTCGGCACCGCGGTCATGGGCGCGCTGGTGGTGGCCGTGCTCAGTGCCGGGGTCCTCGGCAAAGTGTACGATAATCCGAAGATCACCGCCGAAATGAAGGAACAGGTCAACCTCGCCAGCATCAACTTCCTGAACAACGACCGTCTCAAGGAACGCTTCGAACAGACCGACGCCACACCCGAACAGGTCGCCGAGGCCGTTCGAATCAACTCCGAAACCCGCCTTCGGGCGCTCAAGACCGGATTTGTGTTCCTGTCCCTGCTTTCCGTGCTCGCGCTCGTGCCCTGTGGCTGGCTGCCCGGCTTGAAACCGGGTGACATCCCCTCCGGCGCGAAGCCGAACAGAGCCTGA
- a CDS encoding DUF4105 domain-containing protein, which produces MSPPEVPAPPAPPAIPPSPWPLRLLRWSLRRLWDFFRVVMVAWATLAIYYSNLPWAGPRLILAGAFCVFAIWALWVSRWRRRFAAFAMAYLAVLAWWTTIHPSHERPWRQEVAVMPRATIDGDRVRISGFRNFEYRSRDDFTPHYEEREFLLSQLTSVDFYVSYWKEGPVGHTFLSFNFENALPLCISIETRPEEGEGFDPLASLFKQFELIYVVGDERDLVRLRTDHRDEDVYLYRLRIPPEKARQLLLVYLERINNLADRAEFYHLLSNSCTINIVRYANRAGRTGRLDFRHVLNGLIDRYLYHAGFLDAALPFEELRQRSWINDDAKAAGDAPDFSERIRSALPPRRS; this is translated from the coding sequence ATGAGCCCACCGGAAGTCCCCGCCCCCCCCGCACCTCCCGCGATCCCCCCAAGCCCATGGCCGCTTCGTCTCCTTCGCTGGTCGCTGAGGCGGCTCTGGGATTTCTTCCGGGTCGTGATGGTCGCGTGGGCAACGCTGGCGATCTACTACTCCAACCTGCCGTGGGCCGGCCCACGGCTGATCCTGGCCGGGGCCTTCTGCGTCTTCGCGATCTGGGCCCTTTGGGTGTCCCGCTGGCGGCGGCGGTTTGCGGCATTTGCGATGGCGTATCTCGCCGTGCTCGCCTGGTGGACCACGATCCACCCGTCGCATGAGCGCCCGTGGAGGCAGGAGGTGGCCGTGATGCCCCGGGCGACCATTGACGGCGACCGCGTGCGCATCTCCGGCTTCCGCAACTTCGAGTACCGCAGCCGGGATGATTTCACGCCGCACTATGAGGAACGCGAGTTCCTGCTCTCCCAGCTCACCTCCGTGGACTTTTATGTGTCCTACTGGAAGGAGGGTCCCGTGGGACACACCTTTCTCAGCTTCAATTTCGAGAACGCGCTGCCGCTCTGCATTTCGATCGAAACCCGTCCGGAGGAAGGCGAGGGCTTTGACCCGCTTGCCTCGCTTTTCAAGCAGTTTGAGCTGATCTACGTGGTCGGCGACGAGCGGGACCTGGTGCGCCTGCGCACCGATCACCGGGACGAGGATGTGTACCTGTACCGCCTGAGAATCCCCCCTGAAAAGGCCCGCCAGCTCCTGTTGGTCTACCTGGAACGAATCAATAATCTCGCCGATCGGGCGGAGTTCTACCACCTGCTGAGCAACAGCTGCACCATCAACATCGTCCGCTACGCCAACCGCGCGGGCCGGACCGGCAGGCTCGATTTTCGCCACGTGCTCAACGGATTGATTGACCGCTACCTCTACCACGCCGGCTTCCTCGACGCGGCGCTCCCATTCGAGGAGCTGCGCCAGCGGTCCTGGATCAACGATGACGCAAAGGCGGCCGGCGATGCCCCGGACTTTTCCGAGCGCATCCGGTCCGCCCTGCCGCCCCGACGATCCTGA
- the glsA gene encoding glutaminase A: protein MSNSSLIGRATTPSYVSTGRLPPADLVSSLVAEAHARFKSDTGGSNSQVYPALAEVDSDLFGICVVGTSGNVYQAGDAEYEFSIMSVSKPFVFALVCQALGAEETRQKLGVNATGMAFNSLAAVERSVSGDGRTNPMVNSGAIATTSLVPGATHEAKWSFIHEGLSRFAGRTLPLNDVVYASATETNYRNQGIARLLQSFGRIYMDPAQAVDLYTKQCSLNVSARDLAVMGATLADGGVNPITRERVVDAESCRDALVVMATAGLYETSGDWLYDIGLPGKSGIGGGIVTVSPGKGGLGTFAPPLDAAGNSVKGQLAARFLSDRLGLDLFTSKPES, encoded by the coding sequence ATGAGCAATTCATCCCTGATCGGTCGGGCCACGACCCCCTCCTATGTTTCCACGGGGCGCCTGCCGCCGGCGGACCTTGTAAGCTCCCTTGTGGCCGAGGCCCACGCGCGATTCAAGTCCGACACCGGGGGAAGCAATTCGCAGGTCTACCCGGCGCTCGCCGAGGTGGACAGCGACCTGTTCGGCATTTGCGTGGTCGGCACCAGCGGCAATGTCTACCAGGCTGGAGACGCGGAATATGAATTCTCGATCATGAGCGTGTCCAAGCCGTTTGTTTTCGCCCTGGTCTGCCAGGCCCTCGGTGCGGAGGAGACGCGGCAGAAGCTCGGGGTGAATGCGACCGGGATGGCCTTCAACTCGCTCGCGGCCGTTGAGCGCAGCGTGAGCGGGGATGGCCGGACCAATCCGATGGTCAATTCCGGGGCCATTGCGACGACGAGCCTGGTGCCGGGCGCGACCCACGAGGCGAAGTGGTCGTTCATCCACGAGGGGCTGTCCCGGTTTGCCGGCCGTACGTTGCCGCTGAACGATGTGGTCTATGCCTCCGCGACGGAGACGAATTACCGGAACCAGGGCATCGCCCGTCTGCTGCAAAGCTTCGGCCGGATCTACATGGATCCCGCCCAGGCGGTGGACCTGTACACCAAGCAGTGTTCGCTGAACGTCTCCGCCAGGGATCTGGCGGTGATGGGCGCCACCCTGGCCGACGGCGGGGTCAACCCGATCACCCGGGAGCGCGTGGTGGATGCCGAAAGCTGCCGCGATGCGCTGGTGGTGATGGCCACGGCCGGGTTGTATGAGACCTCGGGCGACTGGCTGTACGACATCGGACTGCCTGGCAAAAGCGGCATCGGTGGCGGCATTGTGACCGTTTCGCCGGGCAAGGGCGGGCTGGGAACGTTTGCCCCGCCGCTCGACGCGGCCGGCAACAGCGTCAAGGGACAGCTTGCAGCCCGGTTTCTTTCGGATCGGCTGGGCCTCGATCTGTTTACATCAAAGCCGGAATCCTGA